A genomic window from Passer domesticus isolate bPasDom1 chromosome Z, bPasDom1.hap1, whole genome shotgun sequence includes:
- the LOC135291230 gene encoding uncharacterized protein LOC135291230, with protein sequence MVTQARDAQWGQSPQLLPVPSPRASIALKCRAGRCPSVPCRAEPGQRREPPRPRCARGPGSAALVPAKSGPRRGRAGRERSAPLRPRAAGAAAAVAPRALRPQAAIGAMAELPLPAGLSASAFPAKLWRLVNSPRVRSVRWDSRAQGLLVDLSLFERELLSPGDAHGGGQGVGPTPDSFQATHFGSFVRQLNLYGFHKVPSRVGSSEPGDAGGWLHFRNPNFRRDRPDLLLHIKRLTRANRQRLAAGLEVRSRQPSRFQQLRTERPLASFPAGQPPRAVLSYQDLTAASPEGLQLPPGPSRLSAGAQESDFFLTSPKKVFASSGFLGVSSEEPGTSKFHLKRELIIPLVPIDCRCRPELTVSLRPIDHHSPSMASPEGSSCTSSEQYLPACSSSGRERVSTLAFQAGPG encoded by the exons atggtgacccaggcacgggatgcacagtggggacagagcccgcaactgctcccagtgccttcGCCACGGGCTTCCATTGCCCTGAAATGCCGTGCCGGGCGCTGCCCttccgtgccgtgccgtgcggagcccggccagcgccgggagccgccccgcccgcgctgtgcccgcggccccggctctgccgcgctcgtccccgccaagtccggcccgcgccggggccgcgctgggcGCGAGCGCAGCGCCCCCCTCCGGCCGCGCGCCGCCGGCGCAGCCGCGGCCGTTGCGCCGCGGGCGTTGCGGCCACAGGCGGCGATCGGAGCCATGGcggagctgccgctgcccgccgggctcagcgccagcgccttccccgccaagctgtggcgcctggtgaacagcccccgcgtccgctccgtgcgctgggacagccgcgcccaggggctgctcgtcGACCTCTCGCTCTTCGagcgggagctgctcagcccggGCGACGCCCACGGGGGCGGCCAGGGGGTGGGGCCGACGCCGGACTCCTTCCAAGCCACGCACTTCGGTAGTTTCGTGCGGCAGCTCAACCTCTACGGCTTCCACAAGGTGCCGAGCCGGGTTGGCTCATCTGAGCCCGGCGATGCCGGGGGCTGGCTCCACTTCAGGAACCCCAACTTTCGCCGTGACCGCCCCGACCTCCTGCTCCATATCAAGCGCCTGACCAGGGCCAACAGGCAGCggctggcagcggggctggAGGTGCGCAGCCGCCAGCCCAGCCGCTTCCAGCAGCTCCGCACGGAGCGGCCGCTGGCGTCCTTCCCCGCCGGGCAGCCGCCCAGAGCCG TGCTCTCATACCAGgacctcactgctgcctcacCTGAGGGTTTACAGCTGCCTCCAGGCCCTTCCAGGCTAAGCGCAGGTGCTCAGGAGTCTGACTTTTTCCTGACATCTCCCAAGAAAGTCTTTGCCTCATCTGGATTTCTTGGGGTTTCATCAGAGGAACCAGGCACCAGCAAATTTCATCTCAAGCGTGAGCTCATCATTCCGCTGGTTCCCATAGACTGCAGATGCCGCCCTGAGCTCACCGTTTCTCTGCGTCCCATAGACCATCACAGCCCTTCCATGGCCTCtccagagggaagcagctgcacaTCTTCAGAGCAGTATTTGCCAGCCTGCAGTTCATCAGGTAGGGAAAGAGTTTCTACCCTTGCTTTCCAAGCAGGTCCTGGTTAG